The genomic segment GTTCACGTTCTTTCGCGCAGCAATGAAAATAGATTGAATCTTCCTAAGATCAGGAAAAATGCCTTTGTTGAAATTGTTCCGATATCCCAAGGATGTCTCGGAAGCTGTACCTTCTGCAAAACAAAACAAGCACGCGGAGGGTTGTACTCCTATCCACCACAGGACATTGTGCGTCATATTAGTACAGCAGTTCGTGAAGGAGTCAAAGAAATTTGGTTAACCTCCCAAGATGATGGTGCCTATGGCCTTGATATTGGCACAACACTAGCAGAACTCTTACGTCAAGTTGTGGCTATTCCTCGTGAATTCAACATACGCATTGGTATGGCAAATCCTGATTTTATTAAGGAGATGTACGTAGATCTTATTCCTCTGCTGAAACATGAAAAAGTCTACAAATTCCTGCACATTCCCTTACAGGCCGGAAGTGATGAGGTACTTAAGGCAATGCAACGACAGTACACCGTTGCGGACTACAAGCATATTGTCAATGCTTGTAAGCAAGCCATTCCCGATATTACTATTAGTACGGATATTATCTGTGGTTTCCCAACAGAAACAAGCGAGCAATTTTCACAAACGTTGAAGCTCATTGAAGAAACAAAGCCAGACATGATTAACATCTCAAAATTTTGGCCACGCCCAGGAACATATGCAGCAAGCTTGCCTCAACTTCCTGGTGAGATTGTTAAACAACGTTCACGAGAAGTTACGGTGCTATTTCAACGGATTGCTCAGGAAAATAATGAGCAGTGGATTGGATGGGAAGGTCCTGTGCTTGTGACCGAGCAGGGAAGATTTGGAACGTTCATCGGCAAAAATTATTCGTATAAGCAGGTAGTTCTTACTGAACAAGTGCCGTTAGGAAGTACCGTTCATGTGCGAATAACACAGGCGAAACCATTTGACCTTCGAGGGGAAATTCTAGAAAAACGTACCTAAAGAAAATCGGAGAAGACAACAAAAGTCAAGACTTAAACAACTTCATACTCCAGCAATAATGTTCCTTGGGCATTCAGCCGTTTGCACTTGACAAGACGCAATTTCTGCATATGAAAAGGATGATCGAATAAAGCTAGTCCCTCTCCGAAAATTAGTGGCTCAAGTGTTATAAAAAACTGGTCAAGCAGGCCGTGCTGCAAACAGTAACTGTACACCTTTCTACCGCCAAGCACACCAATCTTTCGGTAACCTTGTTTTTGTAAATAGTGGCGAAGATTTGTTTTGCTTGGGTTACAATAAACCAATCGTTCATGGATCCTTGTTAGTTTTTGGACACGCTTCGTAAAGACCATGCAATTTCGTTGTGAGAGTTGTTTTTGCGCAGTTTTATAGGTATTATTTCCTACAAGAAAAACCTCAAATGAATGAAGCTTCCTTTGAAAGAAAGCCTTGTCTTCTTTACTTGTCCAATCAGTAAAATGATGATGATTTTGCGCAATTTTTCCATCAAGCGTCATGGCAGCTAGTGCCACTATCCATTGCTTAGGTGGTTGATCGTTTCGTTGGCTTTCTTTCATAGACCATTAAGACAAACTCAGGATACTCCTCTTTTGTTAGAATATTCCATTCGTTTTCATGAAACTCAGGAAAATAGGCATCTCCGTCATATTCTTGCTTGACCCATGAAAGATACAGACGATCTACCAGTGCAATGGTCTGTCGATAGATTGTCTCACCACCAATAATAAAGGTATCCTTCCCTCGTTGTTTTGCAGTTGCAATTGCCTCGGGAATCGTTTTACACACGGTAATGCCCTCTTGTTGTGGTAATGAACGACTCACTACAATATTCACACGGTTAGGTAAGGGTCTACCAATAGACGCATAGGTCTTTCTTCCCATGATAATGGTATTTCCCGACGTTAGCTTCTTAAAGTTCTTGAGGTCTTCAGGAATATGCCAGATAAGTTTATTGTCTTTTCCTATAACGCGGTTATGGGTTAACGCAGCAATTAAAGCGATCATACTGCAACCTCAAATTTTATTACCGGGTGAGGATCATACCCTTCTACGATAACATCTTCAAACTGGAGGCTTGGTAATGGCTTGTCAGCAATGTGGACACGAGGCAAGGGTCTTGGTACTCGGGTAAGCTGTTCCTGGAGACCTGCAATATGGTTCACGTAAATATGAGCATCAACAATGGTATGAGCAAATTCACCGGGTTCATATCCAGTTTCCTTTGCTATCATCATGGTAAGCAAGGAATAACAGGCAAGATTAAAAGGAATGCCTAAAGCAATATCACCTGAACGTTGGGTGAGATGACAATTAAGCTTATTACCGAGTACATTAAAGCAGAACGTATAATGGCAAGGGGGAAGCTTACTTTCAGCAGCGTTTCCTGGGTGCCAAGCAGACACGACCATCCGTCGTAAATTTCGTGTTTCTGGATTTTTTTTAATCTCATGTAAGGTATCAATAACATACTGGATTTGATCAAAAACCTTTGTTCCTGTATCTGGATCGACAGAAATCCATCTCGTGCCCCATTTTTCACCATCAATACCCTGCTCAGGGAGGGGAAAACGACGCCAAAATCTGCCATAGGCTGTTTCCAGTCTTCCCTCTGCATCTGCCCATGCATCCCATATCTTTGTTTTTTGACGTAAGTTGCGTACGTGCGCTTCGCCTGAAAGATACCACAGAAGTTCATGTAACATTGAATTGAAATACATCTTCTTCGTTGTTAACAACGGGTAACCATTCTGCAAATTGATTTTATAGAAATAGCCGAAGGTACTGAGGGTTGCAACACCGGTTCTATTCACTTTTTTAACCCCATGGCTGAGAACATAGCGAACCATGTCAAGGTAAACCTGCATGCGACACCTCCAGAAGAGGATGATTCGTGAAGATATAAAAAGATTTCTAAAATTAACGTTATTTCCTATAGCTCTTGAGGTACGAAAAGCATATCTAAACCAAAGCATTTTTATAGAACGACAAATCACATGGAGTAAAGTGTTCTGGGCATATACCTTAGGTGGTCATAGTGCAACAAACAGACGATACTTTTCAATGGAAGATTGCCGGTGAAGCAGGCTTTGGCATTATGAATTCAGGAGAGGTCTTTGCAAAGTGCTGCCTCCGTCAAGGGTTTCATGTCTTTGCCTATACCGAGTATCCATCACTTATCCGAGGAGGACACAATACCTTTCAAGTCCGCATCAGCAAACGAGAGGTTTTTTCTCAGGGAAAACTCATCAATCTTCTTGTTGCCTTAAACAAAGCATCTCTCGCTCTGCATATGGAGGAATTAGGAGAAGGCTCAATAGTACTCCACGAAGCTACTATCCCGCTTGATAAAGAGGTATATCCGCAGGTACAATCTTGCCCCCTACCTCTTAGTGGGATGATACGAGATCTTAAGCTCTTGCCCATCATGATTAACAATATTTGCCTTGGTGCGAGCATGGCACTTTGTGGCTGGAAAATAGAAGAACTGATGAGAATCATCGAAGAGAATTTTGCCCGTAAAGGTCAAGAAGTTGTTACAAAGAATCAAGAGGCTGCACGAGCTGGCTATGCATACATGCAAGAGCATTATCCAAACGCATGTGCTTTGCCTCCAGCATTGCAAGCAAATGTAGCGCAACCAAATTCACTACCGGGAAAACAGCTACCTCTACTGGTAACAGGCAATGATGCACTTGCACTTGGAGCTGTTGCAGCAGGCTGTAAGTTTTATGCTGGCTATCCCATGACACCAGCATCATCGATTTTAACGACGCTTGCCTCTTTTGCACATGAAGCAAGTATGATGGTGCGCCATGCCGAAGATGAGATTGCCGCAATTAACATGACCATCGGTGCTGGTTTTGCTGGTGTTCGAGCAATGTGCGGAACGTCTGGAGGAGGATTTTGCCTGATGACTGAGGGCTATGGTCTTGCTGCTATTACCGAGACGCCCATTGTTGTTGTTAATGCACAACGTCCAGGCCCAGCAACTGGCTTGCCAACGTGGACAGAACAAGGAGATCTGCAATTTGTGTTGCATCCTGCACAAGGAGAGTTCCCCATGGTTGTTATTGCGCCAGGAGATGTTGCAGAGGCCTTCACGTGTACGACAACAGCGTTTACCATTGCTGAAGAATACCAAACTCCTGTTATGATCCTTTCTGACAAGTACCTTGCTGAATCCTATAAAACAACAAAAGCCTTTCCCAGCGTAGCTATTCGACGAGGACTTTTGTTAGACAATGCAACGACTTCCACAAACACTGATTACAAACGCTACCGTGATACACCAACAGGAGTCTCTCCACGGGTACTTCCTGGTCAACCAGGAACACCTTTCCTTGCCAATAGCTATGAGCATGATGAGCATGGTTTCTCTACAGAAGATGCAGCAGAACGAAAAAAAATGCAGGATAAACGGATGAGAAAGTACCATGGACTTCGAGCAACTTTGCCTAAACCAGCATGGTATGGTCCTGCTGATGCTCCTCTCCTTGTTATTGGGTGGGGAAGTACTAAAGGACCTATTCTCGAGGCACTCCAACTTCTCGCAGAGGAGGGCATTTTGGTTAGTTTTTTACATCTCGTCTATATCAGTCCATTTCCAGCAGAAGAGGTTAAACCGAAAATAATGAATGCTGCATACACGCTGTGCATTGAAAACAATAGTACCGGACAAATGGCACAGTACATCCGTGAACAAACCGGAATGTCGGTAACAGAAATGCTTTTAAAATATGATGGAAGACCATTTTATCCTGAGGAAATTTACACGAAACTCGCGATGATCAATAAGGAAATAAATAATCCAAAAGGAAAAGGTAGACCGAGAGGAAAAAATAAAAACTAGGTGGCACCATGACTGTCCAACTTACTGATTTCAAGCTTCAGACACCTGACTGGTGTCCAGGATGTGGTGATTTTGGTATTTGGGGCGCTCTGAAAAATGCCCTTGTTCGCTTACAGATTTCGCCAGATAATGTTCTGATAGTGTATGGTATTGGTTGTCACGGTCATCTCTCCCATTTTCTTAAGAGCTATGGATTTGAAGGCCTGCATGGTCGAGCATTACCGGTTGCAGAGGGTGCTAAACTTGCAAATCATAACCTTAAAGTCATTGTATCAACCGGAGATGGTGATTGTCTTGGTGAAGGACTCTCTCATTTTATCCACACCATTCGGGGGAACCATGACATAACCTGTTTCATCCATGATAACCAAGTATATGGGCTAACCACAGGACAGACGTCTCCAACCAGTCCAAAGGGATATAAAACAAAAACAACTCCTGAAGGCGTCATTGAAGATCCTGTTAATCCTTTGACCGTGGCACTTGCAGCTGGCGCAACCTTTGTTGCTCGGGGTTATGCAGGCAATATGCCTCATTTAATTGAGCTTATGATAAAGGCCCTGCAACATAAAGGCTTTGCAGTTGTCGATATCCTCCAACCC from the Candidatus Woesearchaeota archaeon genome contains:
- a CDS encoding 2-oxoacid:ferredoxin oxidoreductase subunit beta codes for the protein MTVQLTDFKLQTPDWCPGCGDFGIWGALKNALVRLQISPDNVLIVYGIGCHGHLSHFLKSYGFEGLHGRALPVAEGAKLANHNLKVIVSTGDGDCLGEGLSHFIHTIRGNHDITCFIHDNQVYGLTTGQTSPTSPKGYKTKTTPEGVIEDPVNPLTVALAAGATFVARGYAGNMPHLIELMIKALQHKGFAVVDILQPCITFNKVNTYEWFQQHTTLLESTYNPHDKTEAFRRALATESLPLGLFYQETKPTFHECLPQLADQPLIHQNIDSIKLAPFLKDFR
- a CDS encoding 2-oxoacid:acceptor oxidoreductase subunit alpha, whose product is MQQTDDTFQWKIAGEAGFGIMNSGEVFAKCCLRQGFHVFAYTEYPSLIRGGHNTFQVRISKREVFSQGKLINLLVALNKASLALHMEELGEGSIVLHEATIPLDKEVYPQVQSCPLPLSGMIRDLKLLPIMINNICLGASMALCGWKIEELMRIIEENFARKGQEVVTKNQEAARAGYAYMQEHYPNACALPPALQANVAQPNSLPGKQLPLLVTGNDALALGAVAAGCKFYAGYPMTPASSILTTLASFAHEASMMVRHAEDEIAAINMTIGAGFAGVRAMCGTSGGGFCLMTEGYGLAAITETPIVVVNAQRPGPATGLPTWTEQGDLQFVLHPAQGEFPMVVIAPGDVAEAFTCTTTAFTIAEEYQTPVMILSDKYLAESYKTTKAFPSVAIRRGLLLDNATTSTNTDYKRYRDTPTGVSPRVLPGQPGTPFLANSYEHDEHGFSTEDAAERKKMQDKRMRKYHGLRATLPKPAWYGPADAPLLVIGWGSTKGPILEALQLLAEEGILVSFLHLVYISPFPAEEVKPKIMNAAYTLCIENNSTGQMAQYIREQTGMSVTEMLLKYDGRPFYPEEIYTKLAMINKEINNPKGKGRPRGKNKN
- a CDS encoding dihydrofolate reductase: MIALIAALTHNRVIGKDNKLIWHIPEDLKNFKKLTSGNTIIMGRKTYASIGRPLPNRVNIVVSRSLPQQEGITVCKTIPEAIATAKQRGKDTFIIGGETIYRQTIALVDRLYLSWVKQEYDGDAYFPEFHENEWNILTKEEYPEFVLMVYERKPTKRSTT
- the thyA gene encoding thymidylate synthase, with the translated sequence MQVYLDMVRYVLSHGVKKVNRTGVATLSTFGYFYKINLQNGYPLLTTKKMYFNSMLHELLWYLSGEAHVRNLRQKTKIWDAWADAEGRLETAYGRFWRRFPLPEQGIDGEKWGTRWISVDPDTGTKVFDQIQYVIDTLHEIKKNPETRNLRRMVVSAWHPGNAAESKLPPCHYTFCFNVLGNKLNCHLTQRSGDIALGIPFNLACYSLLTMMIAKETGYEPGEFAHTIVDAHIYVNHIAGLQEQLTRVPRPLPRVHIADKPLPSLQFEDVIVEGYDPHPVIKFEVAV
- a CDS encoding dihydrofolate reductase; the encoded protein is MKESQRNDQPPKQWIVALAAMTLDGKIAQNHHHFTDWTSKEDKAFFQRKLHSFEVFLVGNNTYKTAQKQLSQRNCMVFTKRVQKLTRIHERLVYCNPSKTNLRHYLQKQGYRKIGVLGGRKVYSYCLQHGLLDQFFITLEPLIFGEGLALFDHPFHMQKLRLVKCKRLNAQGTLLLEYEVV
- a CDS encoding tRNA (N(6)-L-threonylcarbamoyladenosine(37)-C(2))-methylthiotransferase, giving the protein MPKIHFITQGCSANHADSEIMAGLLDREGHVLVKSSDDADLVVFNTCTVKGPTESFFKKKLHELQHAGKTVIVAGCIPQSERNLDPFQNLSVIGTYQLGKITDVVDQTLAGKTVHVLSRSNENRLNLPKIRKNAFVEIVPISQGCLGSCTFCKTKQARGGLYSYPPQDIVRHISTAVREGVKEIWLTSQDDGAYGLDIGTTLAELLRQVVAIPREFNIRIGMANPDFIKEMYVDLIPLLKHEKVYKFLHIPLQAGSDEVLKAMQRQYTVADYKHIVNACKQAIPDITISTDIICGFPTETSEQFSQTLKLIEETKPDMINISKFWPRPGTYAASLPQLPGEIVKQRSREVTVLFQRIAQENNEQWIGWEGPVLVTEQGRFGTFIGKNYSYKQVVLTEQVPLGSTVHVRITQAKPFDLRGEILEKRT